In Schizosaccharomyces osmophilus chromosome 2, complete sequence, the following proteins share a genomic window:
- the rae1 gene encoding RNA export factor, nucleoporin Rae1, whose amino-acid sequence MSLFGQAATTTVSSATGDLKSDVEVPQPPEDSISDLAFSPHADYLAASSWDSKVRIYEVQSTGQSVGKALYDHQGPVLSVHWSRDGTKLASGSTDKSAKVFDIQTGQNQQVAAHDDSIRCVRFVESIGSTPILATGSWDKTLKYWDLRQPAPIATVNLPERVYTMDSVHPLLVIGTAERNVCVVNLSEPTKIFKVAMSPLKFQTRSIACFAKADGYAIGSVEGRCAIQNLDEKIQKDNFSFRCHRTQGTGTSDVYSVNSLAFHPQYGTFSTAGSDGTFSFWDKDSHQRLKSYPNVGGPIACTAFNRTGDIFAYAVSYDWSKGYSFHTPQHPNKIMLHPVPPEEMKPRPKRR is encoded by the exons ATGTCGCTTTTTGGTCAAGCTGCTACAACAACGGTTTCTTCTGCAACAGGAGACTTAAAATCAGATGTCGAG GTTCCACAACCCCCAGAAGACTCGATATCAGACTTGGCGTTCTCACCTCATGCCGATTATTTagctgcttcttcttg GGATAGTAAAGTCCGCATTTATGAGGTCCAATCGACTGGGCAGTCTGTTGGAAAAGCCTTATATGACCATCAAGGCCCCGTTTTGAGTGTTCATTGGTCGCGTGACGGAACAAAATTGGCTTCTGGTAGTACCGATAAGTCAGCAAAGGTTTTTGATATTCAAACTGGTCAAAATCAACAGGTTGCTGCTCATGACGATTCTATTCGATGTGTCCGTTTCGTCGAAAGCATCGGCAGTACCCCTATTTTGGCTACGGGTTCCTGGGATAAAACTCTCAAGTATTGGGATCTTCGTCAACCAGCTCCTATTGCTACCGTCAATCTACCTGAGCGAGTCTATACCATGGATTCTGTCCATCCTTTGCTTGTTATAGGTACCGCTGAGCGCAATGTGTGCGTCGTGAATCTTTCTGAACCtacaaaaatatttaagGTTGCTATGAGTCCCTTGAAGTTTCAAACTCGAAGTATCGCATGCTTTGCCAAAGCAGATGGTTATGCTATTGGTAGTGTGGAAGGAAGATGTGCAATTCAAAACCTGGACGAGAAGATTCAGAAAGATAACTTTAGTTTTAGATGCCACCGTACACAAGGAACGGGAACATCCGATGTATATAGCGTGAATTCTTTAGCTTTCCACCCCCAATACGGAACATTTTCTACAGCTGGATCAGATGGTACCTTTAGCTTTTGGGACAAGGACAGCCATCAACGCTTAAAGAGTTATCCTAATGTTGGTGGTCCAATTGCTTGCACCGCATTTAATCGTACTGGTGATATCTTTGCCTACGCCGTCAGCTATGACTGGAGCAAGGGCTATTCATTCCATACCCCTCAACATCCTAACAAAATAATGTTACATCCTGTCCCTCCCGAAGAAATGAAACCACGTCCTAAAAGGAGGTAA
- the tad1 gene encoding tRNA specific adenosine-37 deaminase Tad1, whose amino-acid sequence MSLKWIPASSGGDETPDTIAQCVLEAYKRLPAHGKPIVRANGVHEWTTLAGVVLEDTNERKFTCIDLSIPISKIEPYQFGSILHDCHAEILALRCFNRVLLEHCKLYNDEPSRAWLLEKKNEGKLRLRRNLKLHLYVSECPCGDASMELLASSLENSEPWNLASLADQPMRGRSDFGQLSIVRTKPGRADSSFSWSKSCSDKLSSKQFLSVLNAQTSLLIEPIYLSSLVLPENVIVHTSIERAFGPSGRCVGLLNQMFGNYKFQSFQVLATKKRYPFSKLVEPGIRTATSTSVVIWLGDQLNTTQVIHNGILAGKKAKDTERSQSMISKKAMMRILQDVEHASLEIKNYESWKQTNIDREGAKILVRNVLKPWICNGGDEFDWIS is encoded by the exons ATGAGCCTAAAATGGATTCCTGCGAGTTCCGGAGGAGATGAAACGCCAGACACGATCGCACAATGTGTCTTGGAAGCTTACAAACGTTTACCAGCGCATGGAAAACCGATTGTAAGGGCAAATGGAGTCCATGAATGGACAACTTTAGCTGGTGTTGTCCTGGAAGATACgaacgaaagaaaattcacTTGTATTGACTTATC TATACCAATCTCCAAAATTGAGCCATACCAATTTGGTAGCATTCTACATGACTGCCACGCTGAGATATTGGCATTACGATGCTTTAATCG GGTTTTATTAGAACATTGTAAATTGTACAACGATGAACCAAGTAGAGCATGGCtccttgaaaaaaaaaacgaggGGAAATTACGTTTACGTCGAAATTTAAAGCTCCATCTATATGTTTCAGAATGTCCCTGTGGTGATGCAAGTATGGAGCTATTAGCAAGCAGCTTAGAAAACAGTGAGCCTTGGAACCTGGCTTCATTAGCAGATCAGCCCATGCGCGGCCGGTCTGACTTTGGCCAGCTAAGTATAGTACGAACAAAACCTGGCCGCgctgattcttctttcagTTGGAGCAAAAGCTGTTCAGACAAGCTTTCATCTAAACAGTTTTTATCCGTTTTGAATGCGCAAACAAGCTTGCTTATTGAACCAATATACTTATCTTCTTTAGTGCTTCCCGAAAACGTAATAGTTCATACCTCGATAGAAAGAGCATTTGGGCCTTCCGGTCGATGTGTGGGACTCTTGAATCAAATGTTTGGGAATTACAAATTTCAGTCATTTCAAGTGTTAGCGACGAAAAAACGATATCCATTTTCGAAATTAGTAGAACCAGGTATCCGTACCGCGACCAGTACGAGCGTCGTAATATGGCTCGGAGACCAGTTGAATACAACTCAGGTTATCCATAATGGTATTCTAGCTGGTAAAAAGGCAAAAGATACTGAGCGCTCGCAAAGTatgatttccaaaaaggCTATGATGCGCATTTTGCAAGATGTTGAGCATGCTAGTTTGGagataaaaaattatgagagttggaaacaaacaaatattGACCGGGAAGGGGCTAAAATATTGGTTCGGAATGTTTTGAAACCTTGGATTTGCAATGGAGGAGACGAGTTTGACTGGATTTCGTAA
- the nrm1 gene encoding MBF complex corepressor Nrm1, protein MDSFLKPSTPSRRQPDGENRAALGEINVQEDDIQANLPVTPLQTAPGKENAAPGSVSSSTFRPHKGILPLGEHKSPLSPRCALKDYGSEETKSVPSRKRPFFTHEADTDQDVETEENISRSAERPAQLHNIKTCAEHLRLRLQLAMYKVEVNQLYSPLRDLPIVMKTKLHHLPNTPCITSVWKQKTIPFTRSPSPQFCEDSFCTDDSPTKSTPSNPRHAQMHNLFTPQSSGLDDLVANNQTPSPLKMPHHPITKSSSSHSLWARHGKLTRSVSLLNDRTPKRIRPRSLSKSYSTPLKAYKVPRKSPASNSFTGPPTPISITNTPENSFENASYKNQSLYNSTPVQMHAPKRHLSDFGMLR, encoded by the coding sequence ATGGACTCATTCTTGAAGCCTTCGACGCCATCGCGCAGGCAACCAGATGGGGAAAACCGAGCGGCTTTAGGAGAAATCAATGTTCAAGAGGATGATATACAAGCCAACCTTCCCGTCACGCCTTTGCAAACAGCCCCAGGCAAGGAAAACGCAGCCCCAGGATCAGTTTCCTCTAGTACCTTTCGGCCACATAAGGGCATATTACCATTAGGAGAGCATAAATCTCCTTTGAGTCCACGATGTGCACTCAAAGATTACGGAAGCGAAGAAACAAAGTCCGTGCCCTCTAGAAAACGTCCTTTCTTTACCCACGAGGCAGATACGGACCAAGACGTCGAGACCGAAGAAAACATAAGCAGATCTGCTGAACGTCCTGCACAACTCCataatataaaaacatGCGCCGAACATCTTCGATTGCGACTACAATTGGCCATGTATAAAGTTGAAGTCAACCAACTTTATTCTCCTTTGCGTGATTTGCCTATTGTCATGAAAACCAAGCTACATCATTTACCAAACACACCATGTATCACCTCCgtttggaaacaaaaaactatTCCTTTTACTCGTTCACCCTCCCCTCAATTCTGTGAAGACAGCTTTTGCACGGATGACTCGCCTACCAAGTCAACACCCTCCAACCCCAGGCACGCTCAAATGCACAATCTTTTTACCCCTCAGTCATCTGGTTTGGATGATCTTGTTGCTAATAACCAGACTCCATCTCCTTTGAAAATGCCTCATCACCCTATTACaaaatcatcttcatctcATTCGCTTTGGGCTCGCCATGGGAAACTGACCAGAAGCGTGTCCCTTCTTAACGATCGCACACCCAAAAGGATTCGTCCCCGGTCTCTTTCTAAAAGCTATTCTACTCCTTTGAAGGCTTACAAAGTCCCGAGAAAGTCTCCAGCTAGCAATTCTTTTACAGGTCCTCCTACACCTATTTCTATTACAAACACACCCGAAAACTCATTCGAAAACGCATCttacaaaaatcaaagcCTTTACAACAGTACACCAGTCCAAATGCATGCTCCAAAAAGACATTTGTCCGACTTTGGAATGCTGAGGTAA
- the oga1 gene encoding Stm1-like protein Oga1, with product MSVASKNLFDLLGEETPAANADKKPSNREKKETPSPMPRELVAPNSSSKKRDPNQPSPRERTVAKKADQPRRPRRQPQGNEAFIREGKDARSNNLSHPVDSSGAPAARRPRRGRENDRRSQTGVVDTTKQVNRGWGDAIQSEETAEVAEDEGNTPSGANTPVPNEEDSIKTLDEFLANRKSAAKPVGRKVETIDNAKPLEKGEPEDLFASVKKNNASKKANAAKETKPKKVVLDIEQTFTTRPARGGGSARGGRGGPRRGNNPAPRNQASAQAQAAAPPTLSETDFPALA from the exons ATGTCTGTTGCATCCAAG AACCTCTTTGACCTCCTCGGAGAGGAGACTCCCGCAGCAAACGCTGACAAGAAACCCAGCAACCgtgaaaagaaggaaactcCTTCCCCCATGCCCCGTGAATTGGTTGCTCCAAACAGTTCCTCTAAGAAACGTGATCCTAATCAGCCCAGTCCTCGTGAACGTACCGTTGCCAAGAAGGCCGATCAACCTCGCAGACCTCGCCGTCAACCTCAAGGCAATGAAGCTTTCATCCGTGAAGGTAAAGATGCTCGTTCCAACAACTTGTCCCACCCTGTAGATTCCTCTGGTGCTCCTGCTGCTCGTCGTCCTCGTCGTGGCCGTGAGAACGACCGCCGTAGCCAAACTGGTGTCGTTGACACCACCAAGCAAGTGAATCGCGGTTGGGGTGACGCCATCCAATCCGAAGAAACCGCTGAGGTTGCTGAAGATGAGGGCAACACCCCCTCTGGTGCTAACACCCCTGTTCCCAACGAAGAGGACTCCATCAAGACTCTTGATGAATTCCTTGCTAACCGCAAGTCTGCTGCCAAGCCTGTTGGTCGTAAGGTTGAGACCATTGACAATGCCAAGCCCCTCGAAAAGGGTGAGCCTGAAGACCTCTTCGCCTCTGTCAAGAAGAACAACGCTTCCAAGAAGGCTAACGCCGCCAAGGAGACCAAGCCCAAGAAGGTTGTTCTTGACATCGAGCAAACTTTCACCACTCGTCCCGCTCGTGGTGGTGGTAGTGCCCGTGGTGGTCGTGGTGGCCCTCGCCGTGGCAACAACCCTGCCCCCAGAAACCAAGCTTCCGCTCAAGCTCAAGCTGCTGCTCCTCCTACCCTTTCTGAAACCGACTTCCCTGCTCTTGCTTAA
- the ufd1 gene encoding Hrd1 ubiquitin ligase complex subunit Ufd1, whose translation MFGGGFFSEDYNGLSMMSHLRSAFEDPNQKFDAHYRCYPAGMMPGEKGINVNYGGKVILPPSALEKLSRLNVSYPMLFEFENAAAEKKTHGGVLEFIAEEGRVYFPYWMMSTLDLEPGDIVHVVNTDISQGSFVRLQPQSVNFLDISDHRAVLESALRNFSTLTRNDIFEILYNGEIFRIKVIDVQPDDSRGVVSVIETDLVVDFETPVGYEEHLQEKEKERVASIKGTMVNRIKYNDLVKQGQASTMKGTGSKLNGKQIEEKEPSEVDNLSNLEEQECPAPLNLPIGVYFFGYPYKPPVGSEENVPEKQPHTFHGAGNSLRSSRNAEKGQGKKSTSGLKNNPINVDI comes from the exons ATG TTTGGCGGAGGATTTTTTTCAGAAGATTATAATGGGCTTTCTATGATGTCTCATTTGCGCTCAGCATTTGAAGACCCCAACCAAAAGTTCGATGCTCATTATCGATGCTACCCTGCTGGTATGATGCCTGGAGAAAAAGGGATTAATGTAAACTATGGTGGAAAAG TGATTCTTCCCCCCTCTGCCTTGGAAAAATTAT CTCGGTTGAACGTTAGCTATCCAATGttatttgaatttgaaaacgCCGCAGCCGAAAAGAAGACTCATGGCGGTGTGTTGGAATTCATTGCTGAAGAAGGAAGGGTCTACTTTCCTTACTGG ATGATGAGTACATTGGACTTGGAGCCAGGAGACATTGTGCATGTAGTCAACACCGACATTTCCCAAGGCAGCTTCGTAAGATTACAACCTCAAAGCGTCAACTTTTTGGATATTAGTGATCATCGAGCAGTTTTGGAAAGTGCACTGCGAAACTTTAGTACGCTCACAAGAAACGATATCTTCGAAATTCTGTATAATGGCGAAATTTTTCGAATTAAAGTGATTGATGTTCAGCCAGACGATTCTCGTGGTGTCGTGTCGGTGATTGAAACAGACTTGGTTGTCGACTTTGAGACACCTGTTGGGTATGAAGAGCATTTGCAAGAGAAGGAGAAAGAGCGCGTTGCATCCATTAAAGGGACAATGGTGAATAGAATTAAGTACAATGATCTTGTGAAGCAAGGACAAGCTTCAACGATGAAAGGAACGGGATCCAAATTAAATGGAAAGCAGATAGAGGAAAAAGAGCCTTCTGAAGTTGACAATCTTAGCAATTTGGAAGAACAAGAGTGCCCAGCTCCTTTGAACTTGCCGATTGgtgtttacttttttggatatcCCTACAAACCGCCTGTTGGAAGCGAAGAAAACGTTCCTGAAAAGCAACCCCATACATTTCACGGCGCTGGAAATTCTCTTCGTTCGTCCCGCAATGCTGAAAAAGGTCAAGGAAAGAAATCCACTTCTGGTTTAAAGAATAATCCCATCAATGTTGACATCtaa
- the cip1 gene encoding RNA-binding protein Cip1 — translation MSNEAFPWKVRTNDSHSLTNSPAPRKPNHEALSRLQSPLNSPKLQPIGSPQALRKATSANGSSASMYPKWSGGLSLSSSRAASPAPSTSDPFGNLAFSGGGVLGGSDASSKGNFPNFATEPNQQVSTPSLVSRNAAFMGDPFAQAVHNATNNMAPSFQEPLSSSDANRPEDVEAYPSKSNPSSSLHHRSTMTPSNQTSNSASVEPGEDTIPTAIVVKNIPFSLEKDTLLEAFKQLGIPRPYAFNYHYDNGIFRGLAFANFYLPEEAQAVVQTLNGYEINSRRLRVEWKRQLPVAEREKAEKAKKRQAEERRRKHQYKTFEVSFKDQGLDLNNTTTLEIYSRLLLFANHCLPGNELVFEAPSKDHTVSNAVRAFALHFDLDYYVQPSAEIIKLTVTQPAKKPSNVSHSQPSSPGFRRALHAPMASRFLQEHALNGIRSAPITPPPSFSSLVNPIRSVDDKIYGNDSPLRQTSTLNTPLHSRNESQPVLKSPFGFPHN, via the coding sequence ATGTCAAATGAAGCATTTCCTTGGAAAGTCAGGACGAATGATTCACATTCATTAACTAATAGTCCTGCCCCAAGAAAACCTAACCATGAAGCACTTTCCAGACTTCAGTCACCTCTGAATTCCCCGAAATTACAACCGATCGGATCTCCTCAGGCCCTTCGTAAAGCCACGTCCGCTAACGGATCGAGTGCGTCCATGTATCCAAAATGGTCAGGCGGTCTATCTCTCTCTAGTAGCCGCGCTGCATCACCAGCTCCTTCAACTTCGGACCCCTTTGGCAACCTTGCTTTCAGTGGTGGTGGTGTCCTAGGCGGCTCGGATGCCTCTAGTAAAGggaattttccaaattttgcTACAGAGCCAAACCAGCAGGTCTCCACTCCGTCTCTTGTTTCAAGAAACGCTGCATTTATGGGAGACCCTTTTGCTCAGGCTGTCCATAATGCCACCAACAATATGGCTCCTTCCTTTCAGGAGCCCTTATCATCTTCCGATGCTAATCGCCCCGAAGATGTCGAGGCGTATCCCTCTAAAAGTAATCCTTCCTCCTCCTTGCATCATCGTTCGACAATGACTCCCTCAAACCAGACGTCCAACTCTGCATCTGTCGAACCCGGCGAGGACACTATTCCAACCGCCATTGTTGTAAAAAACATCCCCTTTTCCTTAGAGAAGGACACTTTGCTCGAAGCTTTCAAGCAATTAGGCATTCCACGTCCCTACGCCTTTAACTATCATTATGACAATGGTATCTTCCGTGGCTTagcttttgcaaatttCTACCTCCCCGAAGAAGCTCAAGCAGTTGTCCAAACTTTGAATGGCTATGAAATAAACAGCCGTCGTTTGCGAGTGGAATGGAAACGCCAATTACCGGTTGCTGAGCGCGAGAAGgctgaaaaagcaaaaaaacGCCAGGCAGAGGAACGTCGTAGAAAGCACCAATATAAAACCTTTGAAGTAAGTTTTAAGGATCAGGGCTTGGATCTCAACAACACTACAACTCTAGAAATATACAGTcgtcttttgctttttgccAATCATTGCCTTCCCGGTAACGagcttgtttttgaagctcCTTCAAAGGACCACACCGTTTCTAATGCTGTACGAGCTTTTGCATTACATTTTGACTTGGATTACTACGTACAGCCTAGTGCCGAAATCATAAAGTTGACTGTCACACAACCAGCGAAAAAGCCCTCCAATGTAAGCCATTCTCAACCTTCTTCACCAGGCTTCCGTCGTGCCTTGCATGCTCCTATGGCATCCCGATTTTTGCAAGAACATGCATTGAACGGAATAAGAAGTGCGCCAATCACTCCTCCACCCAGCTTTTCCTCGCTGGTGAACCCTATTCGCTCCGTTGACGACAAGATTTATGGTAATGATTCTCCTTTACGACAGACATCTACGTTAAATACTCCTTTGCACTCGCGAAATGAGTCTCAGCCCGTCCTAAAGTCACCTTTTGGTTTTCCCCATAATTGA
- a CDS encoding transmembrane transporter, which produces MHNSISSNHALDYYDQDVPASNEKPLTKSISIDSDAADSLQRNQFLSSDKASTAVLSPNAYKSSESSKAIDEKVDANVHVRDNASEKTKKDEDIQMIPENNMFIVVPALVLTLFLAALDNTIVTVALPTISEHFHDASHSFWIGTSYSLATNAILPAVGVLSNIVGRKPMLYVSVFFFMLGSALSGASQNMIMLIVCRAIQGLGGGGITSLVNIIISDITPLKTRPVYTGLVASAWGIALVLGPILGGVICQRTTWRWIFFINLPVGGLAISCLIFFLRLLPVRRQSFRTFLKTFDFFGLITVITGVVLFLLGISLGASSGRWSRPSVLPYIIVGAALVVIAFVYDFNTKRNAVLPSVFFKNINSLSLLVCSFVHFLNYYLFSYYIPQYFQRIRGDDPIMAGVHFLPGGCVLCFFSITVGLILKKLGRYKPLLYIGAVACTAGMGSLISLGAYSSFPKAMGLTTIYMFGSGFFFLPPMIAMQAAFPPSLMSMATATLMFIRNIGGAIGITVGEVIFSQRVTGAFHGNSSIASLSYEQIQQYPAHERDHIEETFASAFRTIWIFATIAMAIGAVAVLFVKSNSIVQKSEKVPAKEQKNEQV; this is translated from the coding sequence ATGCAtaattcaatttcttccaaTCATGCTTTGGATTACTATGATCAAGATGTCCCGGCCAGCAACGAGAAACCTCTCACAAAGAGTATCTCTATAGATTCCGATGCTGCTGATTCCTTACAAAGGAATCAATTTTTGTCGTCTGACAAGGCATCCACAGCCGTCCTCTCACCCAATGCTTACAAATCGTCCGAATCCTCGAAAGCCATAGACGAAAAAGTTGATGCAAATGTTCATGTAAGGGACAATGCaagtgaaaaaacaaaaaaagatgaagataTCCAAATGATTCCCGAAAATAACATGTTTATTGTCGTTCCAGCTCTCGTCTTGACGCTTTTCCTGGCTGCTCTAGATAATACCATTGTCACAGTTGCCCTTCCTACTATTTCCGAGCATTTCCATGATGCCTCTCATTCGTTCTGGATTGGTACTTCGTATTCCCTAGCCACAAATGCCATCCTTCCCGCCGTTGGTGTTCTCTCGAATATTGTAGGGAGAAAGCCTATGCTTTATGTTTccgtcttcttcttcatgCTCGGTAGTGCTCTCAGTGGTGCTAGTCAAAACATGATTATGCTAATTGTTTGCAGAGCCATCCAAGGCCTTGGAGGTGGTGGAATTACGTCTTTGGTGAACATAATCATCTCTGATATCACCCCTCTTAAAACGCGTCCTGTATACACCGGTTTGGTTGCTTCGGCCTGGGGCATCGCTCTCGTCCTTGGTCCAATTCTAGGTGGTGTTATATGTCAAAGAACTACTTGGCGatggatttttttcatcaaccTTCCTGTCGGTGGTTTAGCGATATCTTgtcttattttctttttgaggTTGCTACCCGTGCGTCGACAATCCTTCCGTACATTCCTAAAAActtttgacttttttggaCTTATTACCGTTATTACGGGCGTtgtgctttttttgttagGTATTTCTTTAGGGGCTTCGTCTGGTCGTTGGTCTCGTCCCAGTGTTTTACCTTATATTATTGTTGGTGCTGCCTTAGTAGTCATTGCATTCGTATATGATTTTAAtacgaaaagaaatgctGTGTTGCCCTCagtatttttcaaaaatataaatagtCTAAGCTTACTCGTTTGTTCCTTCGTGCATTTCCTAAactattatttattttcttattaTATTCCTCAGTACTTCCAACGGATTCGAGGTGATGATCCCATCATGGCCGGTGTGCATTTCTTGCCCGGTGGATGTGTTTTgtgcttcttttcaataaCTGTTGGcttgattttaaaaaagttggGTCGCTACAAGCCACTACTTTACATCGGGGCTGTCGCTTGCACTGCCGGAATGGGCAGTTTGATATCTCTGGGGGCCTACTCTTCCTTTCCCAAAGCCATGGGCTTAACCACTATCTATATGTTTGGCTCtggatttttcttcttaccTCCAATGATTGCTATGCAGGCAGCTTTTCCTCCCTCGTTAATGTCCATGGCCACTGCCACTTTGATGTTTATACGAAACATTGGAGGAGCTATTGGTATCACTGTGGGCGAGGTTATTTTTAGCCAGAGGGTAACTGGTGCCTTTCACGGGAACAGTTCGATTGCGTCCCTTTCGTACGAACAGATCCAGCAGTATCCAGCTCACGAACGGGACcatattgaagaaacttTTGCATCTGCTTTTCGAActatttggatttttgcTACTATTGCCATGGCTATTGGCGCTGTCGCCGTCTTGTTTGTGAAGAGTAATTCAATCGTTCAAAAGTCGGAAAAGGTTCCCGCAAAGGAGCAAAAGAATGAACAAGTTTAA
- the coa5 gene encoding cytochrome c oxidase assembly protein Coa5 has product MGRSCNSIRKDLADCLLHSDCMFIHGKSARECMRNKEQLPVECRNLMTSFGECKRQMLDMTKRYRIAPEQDESSKPSPEAK; this is encoded by the exons atgGGTCGCTCTTGCAACAGTATTCGAAAAGATTTGGCAGATTGTTTATTACATTCAGATTGTATGTTCATTCATGGCAAATCTGCTAGAGAATGTATGAGAAACAAAGAGCAGCTCCCGGTGGAATGTAGGAATTTGATGACTTCGTTTGGAGAATGTAAACGACAAATG CTCGATATGACCAAACGATACAGAATTGCTCCAGAACAAGATGAATCGTCAAAACCCTCTCCGGAggctaaataa
- the nda2 gene encoding tubulin alpha 1 has protein sequence MREVISVHVGQAGVQIGNACWELYCLEHGIGPDGYPLDKTNQTPHGTSYRDDGFATFFSETGQGKYVPRSIYVDLEPNVIDQVRTGPYRDLFHPEQMVSGKEDASNNYARGHYTVGKEMIEDTLERIRRMADNCSGLQGFLVFHSFGGGTGSGLGALLLERLNMEFSKKSNLQFSVYPAPQVSTSVVEPYNSVLTTHATLDNSDCTFMVDNEACYDICRRNLDIERPTYENLNRLIAQVVSSITASLRFAGSLNVDLNEFQTNLVPYPRIHFPLVTYSPIISKSKAFHEANSVSEITNQCFEPYNQMVKCDPRSGRYMATCLLYRGDVIPRDVQSAVTTIKAKRTIQFVDWCPTGFKIGICSQPPQHIPDSGIAKVDRAVCMLSNTTSIAEAWSRLDHKFDLMYSKRAFVHWYVGEGMEEGEFSEAREDLAALERDYQEVGQDSADNEMYEAEDEY, from the exons ATGAGAGAAGTAATTTCCGTTCACGTTGGTCAGGCTGGTGTGCAAATCGGTAATG CATGCTGGGAGCTCTATTGTTTGGAACATGGCATTGGACCTGATGGTTATCCTTTGGATAAGACAAATCAAACACCCCACGGTACAAGCTACCGCGACGATGGCTTCGCTACGtttttttcagaaacaGGACAAGGCAAGTATGTTCCTAGAAGCATTTATGTAGATTTGGAACCCAATGTTATCGATCAAGTGCGCACTGGTCCCTACCGCGATCTCTTTCACCCAGAACAAATGGTTTCTGGTAAGGAGGATGCCTCAAACAACTATGCTCGTGGTCACTACACggttggaaaagaaatgattgaAGATACCCTCGAGAGAATTCGTCGTATGGCCGATAATTGTTCTGGCTTGCAAGGTTTCCTTGTCTTCCACTCATTTGGCGGTGGTACTGGTTCTGGTCTTGGTGCTTTACTTTTAGAACGTCTCAACATGGAATTCAGTAAAAAGTCCAATCTTCAATTTTCCGTCTATCCTGCACCTCAAGTCAGTACTTCTGTAGTGGAGCCCTATAACTCTGTTCTTACGACTCACGCTACTTTGGATAATTCGGATTGTACCTTTATGGTCGACAATGAAGCCTGCTATGACATTTGCCGTCGTAACCTCGATATTGAACGTCCTACCTATGAAAACTTGAACCGCCTAATCGCTCAAGTGGTTTCGTCCATCACTGCTTCCTTGCGTTTCGCAGGAAGTCTAAACGTAGATCTTAACGAATTTCAAACCAACCTTGTTCCTTACCCAAGAATTCACTTTCCTCTTGTTACTTATTCCCCCATTATTAGTAAATCGAAAGCTTTCCATGAAGCCAACAGTGTTTCAGAGATTACCAATCAGTGCTTTGAGCCTTATAATCAAATGGTTAAATGTGACCCTCGTTCTGGTAGATACATGGCTACTTGCTTGCTTTACCGTGGCGATGTCATTCCTCGTGATGTTCAGTCCGCCGTTACCACTATTAAGGCCAAGCGTACCATTCAATTTGTCGATTGGTGCCCTACTGGTTTCAAGATTGGTATTTGCAGCCAACCTCCTCAACATATACCCGATAGTGGTATTGCTAAAGTGGATCGTGCAGTTTGTATGCTTTCGAACACTACTTCCATTGCTGAAGCATGGTCTCGTTTGGATCACAAATTCGATCTTATGTATAGCAAGCGTGCTTTCGTTCACTGGTATGTCGGTGAAGGTATGGAAGAAGGCGAGTTTTCTGAAGCAAGAGAAGATTTGGCTGCCTTGGAAAGAGATTATCAAGAAGTTGGTCAGGATTCTGCTGATAATGAAATGTACGAAGCTGAAGACGAATATTAA